One part of the Vanessa cardui chromosome 2, ilVanCard2.1, whole genome shotgun sequence genome encodes these proteins:
- the LOC124540027 gene encoding odorant receptor 85b-like, translating into MSGKDKVMAKQEIHKTLKLCNFCTRKIGISFTDEQPKNLIRKIWTDIWLLGSALILFLKLAGQVDYAVQKLVNSASVVEFVAGLHIIGYDTMSFGKMLTMWYKRNIFRNLLNELADLWPTSGRDKDSIDIKRQKLSRLRIGQFWYAFWNILGVWLYNLTPIVIYVYRKIQGTPANLGYIWHLSYPFDKTQPVYHELAFVFETFGGVVSVWSMLGSDILFMTMASHISMLLRLLQLKIQRLGTQNGGGHINQLKRADYYREIISVIKTHQRLIMYGNDLEDAFSIVNLINVLLSSVNICCVVFNILLDPWMAMSNKFFLGAALTQVGILCWYADDIFTSSSGVADAVYNSGWYNSDIRCQRALLVMIQRSQKPLYFTALKFSSITMSTYSSILINSYSYFTLLYTVYISD; encoded by the exons ATGTCAGGGAAAGACAAAGTTATGGCGAAACAGGAAATTCATAAAACTCTAAAACTGTGTAACTTTTGCACGCGAAAAATAGGAATTTCTTTTACCGATGAGCAACCGAAAAATTTAATTCGTAAAATATGGACCGATATATGGTTACTGGGATCGgcgttgatattatttttaaaactagccGGTCAAGTGGACTATGCTGTGCAGAAGCTTGTCAATTCAGCATCTGTCGTCGAATTCGTTGCGGGATTACACATCATTGGCTACGACACCATGA GTTTCGGTAAGATGTTGACGATGTGGTACAAAAGGAATATATTTCGAAACCTTCTCAATGAACTCGCCGACCTGTGGCCGACATCGGGCCGCGACAAAGATTCTATTGACATCAAACGACAGAAACTTTCTAGACTTCGAATCGGTCAATTCT GGTACGCCTTTTGGAATATATTAGGAGTATGGCTATACAACTTGACTCCGATAGTGATTTACGTCTACCGCAAGATTCAAGGCACACCTGCTAATTTAGGCTACATCTGGCACTTATCGTATCCCTTTGATAAGACTCAACCCGTATACCACGAACTTGCTTTTGTCTTTGAAACGTTCGGAG GCGTTGTGTCAGTATGGTCAATGCTCGGTTCAGATATTCTATTCATGACGATGGCGAGTCACATTAGCATGTTGCTGCGGCTTTTGCAGTTAAAGATCCAACGCTTGGGTACACAAAATGGCGGCGGCCATATTAATCAGCTTAAACGTGCCGATTATTATCGTGAAATTATATCTGTTATTAAAACACATCAAAGACTTATAAT GTACGGTAACGATTTAGAAGACGCATTCTCAATTGTCAATCTGATCAACGTTCTCTTAAGCTCCGTGAATATTTGCTGTGTTGTTTTCAATATA CTTCTAGATCCATGGATGGCAATGAGTAATAAGTTCTTCTTGGGCGCTGCTTTAACTCAAGTTGGCATTCTGTGTTGGTATGCTGATGATATTTTCACATCA AGCTCAGGGGTAGCAGACGCGGTGTACAATAGCGGGTGGTATAACAGTGACATCCGCTGCCAGCGAGCATTGTTAGTCATGATACAAAG aTCCCAGAAACCCTTATATTTCACAGCACTTAAATTCAGCTCTATCACCATGTCGACCTACAGTTCG ATTCTCATTAACTCGTATTCCTACTTCACATTATTATACACCGTATACATAAGCGACTAA
- the LOC124542390 gene encoding uncharacterized protein LOC124542390, whose translation MLIYGIILFLIFHANVVFSTFEESCDDIQCSNVYDPVCGEATALNGERVIKRYHNICYLRMIQCQFKIADVQHIPDDVCNIKKIPVNSISGRRLEDFSIVGAHQACNHTCPTFCLDTYDPACAQIWAHNMQSYVYRPMINHCHIDLYSCVVGVNVTIQPLIGKCYKNPSAINFMFHIASLKTLKLLDEPPSEQISGRRASRRANVKRNRITKKEIKDFLKSLGNRIRMIG comes from the exons ATGCTCATTTacggaataattttatttttaatctttcatG CGAATGTTGTGTTTTCTACATTTGAAGAATCTTGTGACGACATACAATGTTCAAATGTATACGATCCGGTGTGCGGAGAGGCAACAGCACTCAACGGCGAAAGAGTTATCAAAAGATACCacaatatttgttacttaaGAATGATacaatgtcaatttaaaattgcag ACGTTCAACATATTCCTGATGATGTGTGCAATATCAAGAAAATTCCTGTTAATTCTATAAGTGGCCGCAGACTCGAAGATTTTAGCATAGTTGGAGCTCATCAAGCTTGCAACCACACATGCCCAACTTTCTGCTTAGACACATACGATCCGGCGTGCGCACAAATATGGGCGCATAACATGCAGAGTTACGTCTACAGGCCTATGATAAACCATTGTCATATCGATCTATATTCTTGTGTCGTTGGAGTTA ACGTCACCATTCAACCTTTAATCGGTAAATGTTACAAGAATCCCTCCGCAATAAACTTTATGTTCCACATCGCCTCGTTGAAGACCCTCAAGCTACTCGACGAGCCGCCCTCAGAACAGATCAGTGGAAGGAGAGCCTCACGAAGAGCTAATGTAAAGCGTAACCGAATTACCAAAAAGGAAATTAAAGATTTCCTTAAAAGTCTTGGTAACCGCATTCGAATGATTGGTTAA